The DNA window ATAAGCACTTATAGGATTCGTATTACCCGGTAGAGTCCTATAACCGATACCATCGCCATCAACGTCTTTATAGCGTTCAAATGGGCCGCCACCTAAAGCTTCTGGACTGAGCACTTTGCCTCTTTTAATTGGTTCATTAGGGTAGGGAAAAGGATCTCCCATCCAACTGTTCATACCGAGGTCTAAATCAGAAAGGACAAAAACTGGTGTTTGGAGTTTTTCAGCTAGTTCATGAGCTTGATATCCGAATTGAAAGCACTCTTCGATCGATGAGGGCAGAAGGACAACGTGTTTACTATCACCATGCCCTAATTGATAAGTAGAAGCCAAATCCCCTTGGCTGGTTCGAGTAGGAAGTCCTGTGGATGGCCCTACTCGCTGAATGTCCCATATTACGACCGGGATTTCAGCAAAATAGCCAAAGCCGACGAATTCGCTCATGAGTGATATCCCCGGTCCGCTAGTCGCTGTTAAAGACCGGGCGCCAGCCCAACCTGCTCCTATCGCAATACCAAGACCAGCGATTTCATCTTCGGCTTGAACCACGTGATAGGTGGCTTTGCCTTCCCCATCGTTCCGCATTTCCGGTAAAAATTTTCGCAAAGCATCGATGAAGCTGGTTGATGGTGTAATCGGATACCAACCCGCTACCGAAACGCCTCCAAACACTGCGCCCAGAGCACCCGCCTCATTACCAGTCATCAGAACTTTTCCTTCGGTTTGGCCTAACGGACTAACATAAAAGGGGTCACTTTTGACGGAATTGATTTTGCTCCATTCGAACGCTACCCGAACGACTTCGATGTTGGGATCGACGAGCTTTTGCCTTCCGCCGAATTGGTGCAGTAATGCGCTTTCGATGTTTTGGACCGAAATTCCTATACTTTGGGCAATCACGCCTAAAAAGGTCATGTTCGCGACATATTCTCTGAGCTTGCCTTTAAGCGCAGAATCTGCCGTCATTTCCTTCACAGGTATGGGGTAACAGGTGATATCTTCTCTATCGGGGACTAGACCAAAATCTTGATTGTAAAAACACACGCCGCCCGGATGAAGCTCTGCGACGTCTTCTAAGAATGTCGCCCTATTAAAGGCTATTAAAATACTTGGTTCTTTCCGCCCGACAAAACCTTCTTGGTTCACGCGGATGTGATACCAAGTTGGTAGACCAGCAATGTTTGAGGGAAAGATATTCTTCCCATTGACCGGTATGCCCATGTCAAAAAAAGCCCGCAACAACGCCAAATTAGCTGTTTGGCTTCCGGTCCCATTGGCCGTGGAGACAACAATGCAAAAATCGTTAACCACTCGAACTAGATTGCCTGGACTAACGATGTTTTCTTTTGCTGCCATTTTTTCTGTTACCGCCTTATCAGCCAACTTGACGTTCCGGTTAATCGCTGTTCTTTCCCAACAGTTATCCCG is part of the Trueperaceae bacterium genome and encodes:
- a CDS encoding ferredoxin oxidoreductase is translated as MAAKENIVSPGNLVRVVNDFCIVVSTANGTGSQTANLALLRAFFDMGIPVNGKNIFPSNIAGLPTWYHIRVNQEGFVGRKEPSILIAFNRATFLEDVAELHPGGVCFYNQDFGLVPDREDITCYPIPVKEMTADSALKGKLREYVANMTFLGVIAQSIGISVQNIESALLHQFGGRQKLVDPNIEVVRVAFEWSKINSVKSDPFYVSPLGQTEGKVLMTGNEAGALGAVFGGVSVAGWYPITPSTSFIDALRKFLPEMRNDGEGKATYHVVQAEDEIAGLGIAIGAGWAGARSLTATSGPGISLMSEFVGFGYFAEIPVVIWDIQRVGPSTGLPTRTSQGDLASTYQLGHGDSKHVVLLPSSIEECFQFGYQAHELAEKLQTPVFVLSDLDLGMNSWMGDPFPYPNEPIKRGKVLSPEALGGGPFERYKDVDGDGIGYRTLPGNTNPISAYFTRGTGHDTKAEYSERGEDWQENFKRLSRKFETARRLVPGATKDVMQGSSLCIVAFGSTQYAIEEARHELSRKGFPTDFIRMRALPVNHSDLSLFKEHEKVIVIEMNNEGQLCGILRNEMPEVADRFISVAHLDGMPLTSEWVERRLGKHLEGWS